From Desulfovibrio sp. TomC, a single genomic window includes:
- a CDS encoding HEPN domain-containing protein — protein sequence MNGADAAARRWLAKAENDLLNIRNNLHAALIPWDTVCFHAQQAAEKYLKAFLVAQGALPPRSHDLIALLALCVEFTPDLTALETSCRSLAYFGTASRYPDDIYEPDEEDGRQAFAASLRVQQLILTHLPRSPDPA from the coding sequence ATGAACGGCGCTGACGCCGCAGCCCGGCGCTGGCTGGCCAAAGCCGAAAATGATCTGCTCAATATTCGGAACAACCTGCACGCGGCCCTGATTCCCTGGGACACCGTCTGCTTTCACGCCCAACAGGCCGCAGAAAAATACCTGAAAGCTTTCCTGGTCGCCCAGGGCGCATTGCCGCCGCGCTCACACGACCTGATTGCCCTGCTCGCTTTGTGTGTGGAATTCACACCGGACCTTACCGCATTGGAAACGTCCTGCCGCAGCTTGGCCTATTTTGGCACGGCATCCCGGTATCCCGATGACATCTACGAGCCTGACGAGGAAGATGGACGGCAGGCCTTTGCTGCATCCCTGCGCGTCCAGCAACTCATTCTCACTCACTTGCCGCGTTCTCCAGACCCCGCCTAA